A genome region from Chelonia mydas isolate rCheMyd1 chromosome 12, rCheMyd1.pri.v2, whole genome shotgun sequence includes the following:
- the MEAK7 gene encoding MTOR-associated protein MEAK7 isoform X3 codes for MTAGFHHFFEKMGNVESSCYENHLSRFLPEEKTDIDEVFDTLSGSDGSGGLKTGKATRKAVTLAMLKFTEDVITSVVHVLSYRNLLKGWNLGKTQDPTSGVKVLASQLLSELKLEDGKKLAGPPLMDALCDQSTIANWVFQVPQISTFLSVIIRQGLLVLHSLPDQANNIVNLVPKCKGIKGSGFVSLLDIPSIIYINSHLPSELQHKWRLLFSSRVHGESFSQLCGQIINKGPCILVLKDLDGYIFGGFASESWEVKPQFQGDNRCFLFSISPSLMVHTYTGYNDHYMYLNHGQQTIPNGLGMGGQHDYFGLWIDSNYGKGHSKAKPRCTTYNSPQLSANENFTLDAMEVWAVGDLPESAVMKGKKSILDTDPEAQALLEMTGKSRQSDGLREQIEEDDDN; via the exons ATGACAGCAG GATTCCATCACTTTTTTGAAAAGATGGGAAATGTGGAAAGCAGTTGCTATGAGAATCACCTTTCAAGGTTTCTTCCTGAGGAAAAGACAGATATTGATGAAGTATTTGATACCTTATCCGGGTCGGATGGATCGGGAGGACTAAAGACTGGAAAAGCTACCAGAAAAGCTGTGACCCTGGCAATGTTAAAG TTCACAGAGGATGTGATCACCTCTGTAGTTCATGTACTGAGCTACAGGAATCTGCTGAAGGGCTGGAATCTGGGGAAGACTCAAGATCCTACCAGTGGAGTAAAGGTTCTGGCTTCTCAGCTGTTATCAGAACTGAAACTTGAAG ATGGGAAGAAACTCGCGGGACCTCCTCTCATGGATGCCTTGTGTGATCAAAGTACCATTGCGAACTGGGTGTTCCAAGTGCCACAGATCTCTACTTTCCTCAGTGTTATCATCAGGCAGGGGCTCCTTGTCCTGCATTCACTCCCAGATCAGGCTAACAACATAGTCAATTTGGTTCCAAAGTGCAAGGGCATCAAAGGAAGTGGATTTGTTAGTCTTCTTGACATCCCATCCATCATATACATCAACTCCCATCTGCCCTCGGAGCTACAGCACAAATGGAGGCTTTTGTTTTCTTCTCGGGTTCACGGAGAAAGTTTTTCACAGCTCTGTGGGCAAATCATAAACAAGGGTCCCTGTATATTGGTCTTAAAGGACTTGGATGGATATATCTTTGGTGGGTTTGCATCAGAATCATGGGAAGTTAAACCACAATTTCAAG GTGACAACAGAtgctttttgttttccatttctccCTCTCTCATGGTGCACACATACACTGGATACAATGACCACTACATGTATTTGAATCATggacagcaaactatcccaaatGGACTC GGCATGGGAGGACAGCATGATTACTTTGGGCTCTGGATAGACAGTAACTATGGCAAGGGACACAGCAAAGCGAAACCTAGATGTACTACCTACAACAGTCCTCAGCTGTCAGCTAATGAAAACTTTACGCTAGATGCCATGGAGGTGTGGGCAGTGGGAGATCTCCCAGAAAGCGCAGTG ATGAAGGGTAAGAAGAGCATCCTGGATACAGACCCCGAGGCTCAGGCCTTGTTAGAAATGACTGGAAAAAGTCGTCAGAGCGATGGTTTGCGAGAGCAGATTGAAGAGGATGATGACAACTAA
- the MEAK7 gene encoding MTOR-associated protein MEAK7 isoform X1: MTAGFHHFFEKMGNVESSCYENHLSRFLPEEKTDIDEVFDTLSGSDGSGGLKTGKATRKAVTLAMLKAHVQEALPEQMTFRLYSGMKSVDLTGKSSGSSEQIVKEQFIIFMSALLKGNVEEKSSIIMRMISSTEGPVKGKQIQEFTEDVITSVVHVLSYRNLLKGWNLGKTQDPTSGVKVLASQLLSELKLEDGKKLAGPPLMDALCDQSTIANWVFQVPQISTFLSVIIRQGLLVLHSLPDQANNIVNLVPKCKGIKGSGFVSLLDIPSIIYINSHLPSELQHKWRLLFSSRVHGESFSQLCGQIINKGPCILVLKDLDGYIFGGFASESWEVKPQFQGDNRCFLFSISPSLMVHTYTGYNDHYMYLNHGQQTIPNGLGMGGQHDYFGLWIDSNYGKGHSKAKPRCTTYNSPQLSANENFTLDAMEVWAVGDLPESAVMKGKKSILDTDPEAQALLEMTGKSRQSDGLREQIEEDDDN, encoded by the exons ATGACAGCAG GATTCCATCACTTTTTTGAAAAGATGGGAAATGTGGAAAGCAGTTGCTATGAGAATCACCTTTCAAGGTTTCTTCCTGAGGAAAAGACAGATATTGATGAAGTATTTGATACCTTATCCGGGTCGGATGGATCGGGAGGACTAAAGACTGGAAAAGCTACCAGAAAAGCTGTGACCCTGGCAATGTTAAAG GCCCATGTCCAGGAAGCATTACCAGAGCAAATGACCTTTAGGCTATACAGTGGAATGAAAAGTGTTGACCTGACTGGGAAGTCATCGGGGTCAAGTGAACAGATTGTTAAGGAGCAGTTCATAATTTTTATGTCAGCCCTTTTAAAAGGCAACGTAGAGGAGAAGAGTAGCATAATAATGAGAATGATATCTAGTACCGAAGGGCCTGTGAAGGGAAAACAAATCCAAGAG TTCACAGAGGATGTGATCACCTCTGTAGTTCATGTACTGAGCTACAGGAATCTGCTGAAGGGCTGGAATCTGGGGAAGACTCAAGATCCTACCAGTGGAGTAAAGGTTCTGGCTTCTCAGCTGTTATCAGAACTGAAACTTGAAG ATGGGAAGAAACTCGCGGGACCTCCTCTCATGGATGCCTTGTGTGATCAAAGTACCATTGCGAACTGGGTGTTCCAAGTGCCACAGATCTCTACTTTCCTCAGTGTTATCATCAGGCAGGGGCTCCTTGTCCTGCATTCACTCCCAGATCAGGCTAACAACATAGTCAATTTGGTTCCAAAGTGCAAGGGCATCAAAGGAAGTGGATTTGTTAGTCTTCTTGACATCCCATCCATCATATACATCAACTCCCATCTGCCCTCGGAGCTACAGCACAAATGGAGGCTTTTGTTTTCTTCTCGGGTTCACGGAGAAAGTTTTTCACAGCTCTGTGGGCAAATCATAAACAAGGGTCCCTGTATATTGGTCTTAAAGGACTTGGATGGATATATCTTTGGTGGGTTTGCATCAGAATCATGGGAAGTTAAACCACAATTTCAAG GTGACAACAGAtgctttttgttttccatttctccCTCTCTCATGGTGCACACATACACTGGATACAATGACCACTACATGTATTTGAATCATggacagcaaactatcccaaatGGACTC GGCATGGGAGGACAGCATGATTACTTTGGGCTCTGGATAGACAGTAACTATGGCAAGGGACACAGCAAAGCGAAACCTAGATGTACTACCTACAACAGTCCTCAGCTGTCAGCTAATGAAAACTTTACGCTAGATGCCATGGAGGTGTGGGCAGTGGGAGATCTCCCAGAAAGCGCAGTG ATGAAGGGTAAGAAGAGCATCCTGGATACAGACCCCGAGGCTCAGGCCTTGTTAGAAATGACTGGAAAAAGTCGTCAGAGCGATGGTTTGCGAGAGCAGATTGAAGAGGATGATGACAACTAA
- the MEAK7 gene encoding MTOR-associated protein MEAK7 isoform X2, producing the protein MGNVESSCYENHLSRFLPEEKTDIDEVFDTLSGSDGSGGLKTGKATRKAVTLAMLKAHVQEALPEQMTFRLYSGMKSVDLTGKSSGSSEQIVKEQFIIFMSALLKGNVEEKSSIIMRMISSTEGPVKGKQIQEFTEDVITSVVHVLSYRNLLKGWNLGKTQDPTSGVKVLASQLLSELKLEDGKKLAGPPLMDALCDQSTIANWVFQVPQISTFLSVIIRQGLLVLHSLPDQANNIVNLVPKCKGIKGSGFVSLLDIPSIIYINSHLPSELQHKWRLLFSSRVHGESFSQLCGQIINKGPCILVLKDLDGYIFGGFASESWEVKPQFQGDNRCFLFSISPSLMVHTYTGYNDHYMYLNHGQQTIPNGLGMGGQHDYFGLWIDSNYGKGHSKAKPRCTTYNSPQLSANENFTLDAMEVWAVGDLPESAVMKGKKSILDTDPEAQALLEMTGKSRQSDGLREQIEEDDDN; encoded by the exons ATGGGAAATGTGGAAAGCAGTTGCTATGAGAATCACCTTTCAAGGTTTCTTCCTGAGGAAAAGACAGATATTGATGAAGTATTTGATACCTTATCCGGGTCGGATGGATCGGGAGGACTAAAGACTGGAAAAGCTACCAGAAAAGCTGTGACCCTGGCAATGTTAAAG GCCCATGTCCAGGAAGCATTACCAGAGCAAATGACCTTTAGGCTATACAGTGGAATGAAAAGTGTTGACCTGACTGGGAAGTCATCGGGGTCAAGTGAACAGATTGTTAAGGAGCAGTTCATAATTTTTATGTCAGCCCTTTTAAAAGGCAACGTAGAGGAGAAGAGTAGCATAATAATGAGAATGATATCTAGTACCGAAGGGCCTGTGAAGGGAAAACAAATCCAAGAG TTCACAGAGGATGTGATCACCTCTGTAGTTCATGTACTGAGCTACAGGAATCTGCTGAAGGGCTGGAATCTGGGGAAGACTCAAGATCCTACCAGTGGAGTAAAGGTTCTGGCTTCTCAGCTGTTATCAGAACTGAAACTTGAAG ATGGGAAGAAACTCGCGGGACCTCCTCTCATGGATGCCTTGTGTGATCAAAGTACCATTGCGAACTGGGTGTTCCAAGTGCCACAGATCTCTACTTTCCTCAGTGTTATCATCAGGCAGGGGCTCCTTGTCCTGCATTCACTCCCAGATCAGGCTAACAACATAGTCAATTTGGTTCCAAAGTGCAAGGGCATCAAAGGAAGTGGATTTGTTAGTCTTCTTGACATCCCATCCATCATATACATCAACTCCCATCTGCCCTCGGAGCTACAGCACAAATGGAGGCTTTTGTTTTCTTCTCGGGTTCACGGAGAAAGTTTTTCACAGCTCTGTGGGCAAATCATAAACAAGGGTCCCTGTATATTGGTCTTAAAGGACTTGGATGGATATATCTTTGGTGGGTTTGCATCAGAATCATGGGAAGTTAAACCACAATTTCAAG GTGACAACAGAtgctttttgttttccatttctccCTCTCTCATGGTGCACACATACACTGGATACAATGACCACTACATGTATTTGAATCATggacagcaaactatcccaaatGGACTC GGCATGGGAGGACAGCATGATTACTTTGGGCTCTGGATAGACAGTAACTATGGCAAGGGACACAGCAAAGCGAAACCTAGATGTACTACCTACAACAGTCCTCAGCTGTCAGCTAATGAAAACTTTACGCTAGATGCCATGGAGGTGTGGGCAGTGGGAGATCTCCCAGAAAGCGCAGTG ATGAAGGGTAAGAAGAGCATCCTGGATACAGACCCCGAGGCTCAGGCCTTGTTAGAAATGACTGGAAAAAGTCGTCAGAGCGATGGTTTGCGAGAGCAGATTGAAGAGGATGATGACAACTAA
- the MEAK7 gene encoding MTOR-associated protein MEAK7 isoform X4, whose amino-acid sequence MGNVESSCYENHLSRFLPEEKTDIDEVFDTLSGSDGSGGLKTGKATRKAVTLAMLKFTEDVITSVVHVLSYRNLLKGWNLGKTQDPTSGVKVLASQLLSELKLEDGKKLAGPPLMDALCDQSTIANWVFQVPQISTFLSVIIRQGLLVLHSLPDQANNIVNLVPKCKGIKGSGFVSLLDIPSIIYINSHLPSELQHKWRLLFSSRVHGESFSQLCGQIINKGPCILVLKDLDGYIFGGFASESWEVKPQFQGDNRCFLFSISPSLMVHTYTGYNDHYMYLNHGQQTIPNGLGMGGQHDYFGLWIDSNYGKGHSKAKPRCTTYNSPQLSANENFTLDAMEVWAVGDLPESAVMKGKKSILDTDPEAQALLEMTGKSRQSDGLREQIEEDDDN is encoded by the exons ATGGGAAATGTGGAAAGCAGTTGCTATGAGAATCACCTTTCAAGGTTTCTTCCTGAGGAAAAGACAGATATTGATGAAGTATTTGATACCTTATCCGGGTCGGATGGATCGGGAGGACTAAAGACTGGAAAAGCTACCAGAAAAGCTGTGACCCTGGCAATGTTAAAG TTCACAGAGGATGTGATCACCTCTGTAGTTCATGTACTGAGCTACAGGAATCTGCTGAAGGGCTGGAATCTGGGGAAGACTCAAGATCCTACCAGTGGAGTAAAGGTTCTGGCTTCTCAGCTGTTATCAGAACTGAAACTTGAAG ATGGGAAGAAACTCGCGGGACCTCCTCTCATGGATGCCTTGTGTGATCAAAGTACCATTGCGAACTGGGTGTTCCAAGTGCCACAGATCTCTACTTTCCTCAGTGTTATCATCAGGCAGGGGCTCCTTGTCCTGCATTCACTCCCAGATCAGGCTAACAACATAGTCAATTTGGTTCCAAAGTGCAAGGGCATCAAAGGAAGTGGATTTGTTAGTCTTCTTGACATCCCATCCATCATATACATCAACTCCCATCTGCCCTCGGAGCTACAGCACAAATGGAGGCTTTTGTTTTCTTCTCGGGTTCACGGAGAAAGTTTTTCACAGCTCTGTGGGCAAATCATAAACAAGGGTCCCTGTATATTGGTCTTAAAGGACTTGGATGGATATATCTTTGGTGGGTTTGCATCAGAATCATGGGAAGTTAAACCACAATTTCAAG GTGACAACAGAtgctttttgttttccatttctccCTCTCTCATGGTGCACACATACACTGGATACAATGACCACTACATGTATTTGAATCATggacagcaaactatcccaaatGGACTC GGCATGGGAGGACAGCATGATTACTTTGGGCTCTGGATAGACAGTAACTATGGCAAGGGACACAGCAAAGCGAAACCTAGATGTACTACCTACAACAGTCCTCAGCTGTCAGCTAATGAAAACTTTACGCTAGATGCCATGGAGGTGTGGGCAGTGGGAGATCTCCCAGAAAGCGCAGTG ATGAAGGGTAAGAAGAGCATCCTGGATACAGACCCCGAGGCTCAGGCCTTGTTAGAAATGACTGGAAAAAGTCGTCAGAGCGATGGTTTGCGAGAGCAGATTGAAGAGGATGATGACAACTAA